The nucleotide window GGGCTGGTCTTGCCCGTATTGCCTATGGTGCCTTCATCGCCGCCGCCGAAGACATGAAAGACGGAGGTTCATTCGGCAGTTTCGACCGCGCTGACAGCGTCGCCGACAGTACGGTCGACTTTGAATCCTTCATGAAAGCCCGTCCTTGACAGCATCTCAAAGACATTCGTCTGCAGGCGCACCAACACGTGCGGCTTCAGGCGACGGCCCAGAGATAAGCGACTTGGCGCATAGGGCTTTTGAGCACTATGTGCCCGTCATGAACGCGATCCCCGTGCCGATGTCTGCTGACTACAGTGCAATGATCCGGGAGCACGAAGTCTGGGTTCTGCGGGACGGTCACACCATTGTTGCGAGCCTGGTGCTGATCTGGCGCTCCGACCATCTTCTGCTTGAAAGCGTGGCCGTAGATCCAGGCAGCCAGGGCAGCGGGTATGGCAGAAAGATGCTGGACTGGGCGCTGAAACGAGCCAGGGAGGCCCCCGTGCCAGAAATTCGCCTCTACACGAATATCCTCATGGTGGAGAACAGAGATTGGTACCTGCGTGCAGGTTTCGTTGAAACCCACGAGGAACAGCGCGGCGACAAGCACATCGTGCACATGAGTTACCGACTTTGATGCGTTTGCTCAGAGTTTCGTACCGTAGGTGAGTACCAGCGGCAGTGTGATCAGCGTCAAAAGTGTGGAGACAAAAATGAAGCCTGCAACACCGGAAGCTTCCTCAGTCTGATATTGAGAGACGGCCAGATAGGTAGCGACTGAAGGCGGCATGAAACAAAGCAGCACAATGACGTTCTCGACCTTGGAATCCAGCGCCAGAACATACGTCAACGTGAAGGCTGCGACGGCTGCCATTCCGACATGCAACACCGACAAAAGAACCGCACGGGACAGATTACCCAACTTGAGAGTTGCCAGGCTGAAACCGAGCGTTAACAGCATGATAGGGATGGCAAGTCCCGCCAGTATATTGAGGCTTTGATCCAGGGGCTGGGGAAGCTTGGCTCCACTGGCCATCAGTGCCAGAGCAATGATCACCGCATAAATGACGGGCTGACGCGCCAGCGCAGCGAAATTGGGCCGCCCCATGGGCAGTGCAACGCCTATTGTGAAAATAGCGGTCAAAACCACAACGATAAACCCGATTGCGACCGCGGCACCTTCTGCTCCAAATGCCAGTGTCGAGACCGGCAGCCCAATATTGCCCACATTGGTGAGCATCATCGGCGCTAAATATGCCTTGATCGGGATCTTCAGGAGCTTCAAAAGCACAAAGCCGACGCTGCCAAATATCAGGATCATCCCGATTGCCGCGATCACGACCGTCAAAAAGGTGCCGACCTGCACGTGCTCCTTGGCAAGATGTGACAGCACAAGAGCCGGATAGCCGACATTTGACACCAGACTGCCGAACAATTTTGTATCAAATGGCGCTTTGACGATGGCGAGCGCATAGCCAAGCAAAACGCACAGCATGACCGGAAGCATGATGTTGACGATATGGCCGAGGATTTCCGTCATGCCGAGTTCCAGGATTGGTTTGATTGGCTGAAAGACTATCTGAACAGCACGATGACGGGAATCCCAGCCCTTAAACCAAAGAGACCCGGCGCTCTTGTGCGACAAAGCAAAGAGTGCCGGGCCGTGTCGGCTCACGAGCGATGGCCGGTTGCTAGGAATCGCCCCAGTTTCGGGCGCCCTTATCCTTCATGATCCGTCGAACCATCTTGCCGAATGTTTTGTCTTTCGATCTGCGCTCGGCCAGGCTAGAGGAGTTGAAAGCCTCTTCAGACTTCAGTTTCCGCCATCGTTGAAGCCTTGAGGCGTCGAGTTGTCCTTGCAAAATGGCTGCCTGGACGGCGCAACCGGGTTCCGTCTGATGAAGACAGTCCCGAAAACGACATGAGGCAGCCAGTTCGTTCAGATCCGAGAAGAGTTCATCAATTCCGGCAGCAACATCGGCTAGCTGCAGTTCGCGCATGCCGGGCGTGTCCAGAACAAGGCAACCGCCTGGAACAAGATGCAATTGTCGGCGGGTCGTCGTGTGACGCCCTTTTGCATCGTCTTCGCGGATCGCTCGTGTCTCGATCGCGTCGGACCCGGACAAGGCATTGGTCAACGTCGATTTACCGACACCCGAAGATCCCAGAAACGCGACCGTCCGACCGGCTCTGCACCAGTCGGCCAGCTTTGCAACCGGCTCATCGCCGCGTGCATCCAGGGTCACGACAGGGACCAGATCAGAGACGCGTTCGGCTTGCCGGACAAAGTCGGCAGGATCGGTAACAAGGTCCGATTTGGTCAATACAATCACAGGCTCAATTTCAGCTTCAAAGCAAAGTGCTATGTAGCGTTCGAGCCGTGCAATATTGAAGTCCTGGTTGCAGGACGACACAATGAAAGCCGTGTCAATGTTGGCTGCGATCAGCTGGATCTGGCGATCCGTTCCAGGTGCGCGGCGCTTCAGCAGGCTCTTGCGCTCCAGAAGTCGGCTTGAAGCCAAATGGACTTCATCAAGAAGCAGCCAATCTCCAACTGTTGCGTCGGAACGTGGCGGGATCGTCTGATCCGTTCCGTCTCCGAGAACATGCAGACCATTGCGGTGCACTTCGACGACCCGGACAGGTGGTGTCCTGATCAGGTCATCAGCACTGAGCTGCTGAGCGAAATGAGATTGCCAGCCAAGCTTCTGAAGCGATGAAATGGGCTGATCGGACCCACCGCTTTTTGGACCGGAGGGAAAAAAGTCCGAATAGTTTCGTGTCATTTGAGGTCTCGTGATTTAAACACACTTCATCGGGCGCCCAGCAGGGCACCGTTTCATGTATTTGAGGCTCTCTGAATTCCAGAGCGCCTGCTCACGCAAGCTCTGACATAAAAACTCCGTTGCACGCCGACGTTGGCGCTTCTTGAAGCTAAGGGCTGAGGCCCCGGGATTCAAGTCAGGTGAAGACGGTACATTTTTGAAGCTGTTACTCCGGCCGCTCACCAACGTAAGCTGCCCTGGGTCGGATTTGCTCATGGGAGGCATATTGTTCCAGCGCATGAGCGATCCAGCCTGTGATGCGGGCGGCGCAGAAAATGATCTTGCCGGCATCTCTCGGAAGGTCATAGGTTTTCTGGATTGCAGCCAGAGAAAAATCGACATTCGGCGAAAGGCCATAAAGATCCCGAGCTGATGCTATCAGGCTGGGCAAACGGTCCACAAACGGGTGCCTCGGTTCGTTCTGACACAGCAAATCGAGCAGGCAGTCCGCACGCGGATCTTTGTCACCGTAGATGGAATGACCGAAACCAGGCAACTGTTCCCCACGGCTGAGTCGATCGGAGAGAGCGGCTTCAATATCGCTTTCCGGCCCAATCTCCGACAGCCATGCACTCGTGCGATCAGAAGCGGCACCGTGACGAGGTCCCGTGAAAGCACCGAGACCCGACAGCAATGCCGCGTGCAGCGGCGCTCTTGTCGAGGCTGCACACCGCGCCGCAAAAGCGCTTGTGTTCAGTTCATGATCGGCGCTGAGCACCAATGCTGAACGAATTGCGTTCTTTGCGTTCGACGATGCTCCGAAACACTCGGCAATTTGCGTATGGATAGGTTGAGCACTTGGCTTGGTATCCAGCAATGCGGCAACACCGAAGCGCAGCAGTGCAGCACCCTTGATCTTCAAAAGCTTCGGGGCCTGGGTGAAGGCTGCCTTATCCTGCAAGGGCCAGGAAGCAAGCGCCATCATCAATCGGTCAAGAGGACCCAATCCCTGGGGAAGGTTCGGGAGGTCTGCCGGAGCCGCTTCCGCAAAAGGATCCTCTTCGGAGCTCCACAACAGTGTGGCGACGGTTTCCAGTGTCGAGTTCCTTGCAAGGTCACGGGCAAGGCGCCCTCGATAAACCGGCCCATCTTCCGAGATAAGCGTCAGCTCGGTTTCAAGCACCGGATCACCCGTCAGAGGCCTGGATCCTGCAGTTTCTTCAACCGACTTGCGCCCCTTGAGCCTTCTGACATCGCCTGCGTCATAGCGGCGTTGTTTGCCTGGTCCGGCGACAGAAGAAATCAATCCACGGCTAACATAGGCGTAGAGCGTGGCCGGTTGAACGCCGAGCTCTGTAGCCGCCTCGCGGGCCGAGAGATAGACAGGCTTTGACATGTATTGATTGTATTTATCAATATTGATCAATGCAAGGCACTCTTTCTACATGTGCGTGAACCAAAAAGGAGATGCCCATGACAGAAGCCCCAAATCCCGCCCGGATGACGCCGGACCCGATTGCCGGACTTGAAGGGGTTGTCGCCGCGACAACGCATTTGAGTGACGTTGATGGTGAAAACGGCGTGCTTGTTCTTCGCGGCCGCCGCATAGAGGACCTTGCTGGCAAGATGCCATTCGAGGCCGCCGTTCAACACCTCTGGCAAGATCTCGAGGTGTCAAGAGCCTTTTCGCTTCAAACGGATTTCGCACGGGCGCGCCGCGCTGCCTTTGCTGTCGTCCCGATACTGGAGAAAGCTGCTGCAACGTTACCGGTCTATGAATACATGCAGCTCGGCCTGGCTGCGCTACCAATGACCGACGATATCCCCGAACCGATTGCGATCAGCGGTGCGTTGCCCGTTTTTCTTGCTGCAGCGTACAGGATCTCTGCAGGTGAAAAACCAATCGCGCCGGACCTTTCTGTTGGATCAGCTGCCGATCTCCTGCACATGCTGACAGGCGAAGAGCCGACAAAATATTTCGCCGATGCGCTGGACCGCTATCTCGTTACTATCTTAGACCACGGACTGAACGCTTCGACCTTCACCGCAAGGGTGATCGGGTCAACTGATGCGGGTTTGAAACAGGCCGTACTCGGCGCAATGGGCGCGCTAAGCGGCCCTCTTCATGGTGGAGCGCCAGGCCCGGTCCTCGACATGATCGACGCCATCGGCACGCCGGACGCTGCCGCCGGGTGGATTGACGCGGCGCTTGCCCGCAAGGAACGCCTTATGGGGTTCGGTCACCGGATCTACCGAACCCGGGATCCGCGCGCCGATGTCCTCAAAGACGGGTTGCGCATTCTTGGAGAAGAGAATCCGAAAGTCGGACTGGCGGAAGACATCGAAGAGGCCGCCCTCGTGGCGCTCAAAAGAGCAAAGCCGGACCGTCCGCTGGACACCAATGTCGAATTCTATACGGCCGTCCTGCTTGACGCCGTCGGTATCGATCGAACGTTGTTCACACCGCTCTTTGCCGTCGGCAGAACTCCAGGGTGGTGCGCCCATGTTCTGGAACAACAAAAATACGGCAGATTGATCCGGCCAGCGTCACAGTATGTAGGACCAGCCCCGGAATAAGCTTGTTGGCGAAACTCACATCGCCAGAAATGAATAAGGCCTGACGTCAAGCGTCAGGCCCATGCTTCAAAACGGCAGCAAAAGGGTCTCTTTTGACCATGCTTGCCTAATTGGCCATCTCGGCCTCTCGCACGGCGAGTTCGATCTCATCGACCAGACCAGCTTCAAGACCGAGCCGTGCGGCCAGCATCTGCAGATAAGCCTGTTCGGCCGGGTGGTCGGGATCAATGGCAATGCGGGATGCAGCATAGATCTCCGCCGCAGATTCGGGACAGGAGGCACTTGCCACCACCTTGTCGAGATCGAGCGGGGAACGCAGTTCATCCATAAGGAAGGCCTTCGCTTCGCTGTCCAGACCGGCCTCATCGATTTTCGCAAAAATCCGGTCTTGCTCTTCCCGGTCGATATGACCGTCGGCTTTAGCCGCCGAGATCATGGCCGTCAAAAGAGCAACGGCAAACTGGTTTTCGCCACCTGGTTGCTGCGCCGGATCAAAGGCGGTGCCTCGCGGCGCTTCCAGCGGAATGGGTTCGTCCTGCGGATATTGCGGGCGTGGCGCATTCTGCTGGTTGGCCTTGTGGCCCTGATAGGCTTTGTAGGCGAGACCGGCAACCAGAGCGAGGCCCCCATAAGTCACGGCCTTCTTGCCCATCTTCCGACCTGATTTTGAACCGAGCATCAGGCCGGCCAGACCGCCAAGTGCAAGTCCACCTCCCTGGGATGACAGAAAATCCTTGCCTTGGGACAGCAGATCACCTGAACCGCCACGCTGAGCCGTGGCACCACCGCGGCCTCCATATTGGTTCCCCGGTTGACCGCCACCCTGGCTTCCCAGAAACTGATCCAGCAAGGATTTTGCGTCAAACATCAATTGGCTCCTTTCAACAGCCCCTATCGGGGCAAAACGTATTTGCCCTATCAAATGGGACTTTCTTCCGGAGGCGCAAGATTAGGCTACCATTCGCGACACAATTGTATCGACCAATTCACAACCGGGTTGCACACGAAACACATTCGCTGCTTCTCGAGAATTCAATCCGCAAGACTGCAATCGTGATGGTCTTGGCCCTGTTCGCAGTGAGCGGCACGGCAACAACCACGCTGGCCGCAGACGGTGCAGTCGATGCCTATTTGCCCGTCGCCGATGCGACACTCAAATCGTCTTATGCCAAGCTGATGGAACAGGAAAACATCAGTTCGACAGACAAGCTATTTGCGCATCGTATCGATGGGTGCATACGAGGCTCGAAACACAAAACCATTCACGCCGTTCAGGACCGTGGTTTGCCGCGCGGACCAGAGTATCCGACTTTCGTCTTCGTATCCGAGCCCAACCACGACGATATGCAGCTCATCCAAAAGGCTTTTGCAGGCCGGCATCTCTATTTCCTTGACGAAACAGCCTGTCGGCCCGATGCCTGTCTCCTGTCAGCAGAAAAGGGCTATTCGGATATTTGCCTTGCCGACGGCTCGGGAAGTCCGGGTGAGAATCTCCCTGGCCTGCGCCAGGATTTCTGGTCAGATCTGCTCAAACTCTTTGGGTTGTGAAAACCTCAAGACCGTCCAAGCGGCAACAGGTTGTCGTCTTTCAGAGTTTCCATGGCGATCGATGATCTGACATGATGGACAGCCTCCTGGGGCAACAGTTCGTCATTTATAACGTGGCTAAGTGCTTTCAGGTCTGGAACGACGATCTTGAGCATATAGTCCTGGTCACCTGTCAGTGTATGAGCTTCCTGCACTTCCGGCATTGCCTTGACCATGTTGCGAAAGCGGCGGGCATTCTCCTTGCTGTGGGCACCCAACGTTACGCCGACAAAAGCAGTAACCGTCAAGCCCAGCGCCTCGGCATCCAACGCGGCCCTGTATCGACGGATAATCCCCGCTTCTTCCAACTTGGCCCTTCTGCGTGAAACCTGACTCGCAGACAGATTTATCACGTCGCCCAGCTCGGAATTGGTGAGCGCAGCATTTTCCTGCAATGCGGCCAACAACTTCACATCATATCCATCCAACGCAACTGTCATGCGTCTTTCCTTAATTTTCTGCAAGAACCATGCACTAACTTACGCGAAATCACGTGCTTTGCACACACACTGCGCATCTTTGCCTCCATCCTGCTCTCAATGACGAAAGCTCCAGAGGAGGCTCTTTTATGGGACCGTTTCCACATGATGCACCACCTGCTCAAATAAATGACCAGAATCCTGCTGGCACCGATGGTTTCGAGTTTGTTGAATTCGCCCATCCAGAGCCAGAGAAGCTCGACGCCCTGTTCCGCAAGATGGGATATGTCCCTGTTGCAAAACACAAGAGCAAGAACATCACGCTCTACCGTCAGGGCGATGTGACCTATGTCTTGAACGCGGAGCCGGGCAGTCACGGCATGTCATTTGTCGAAACGCACGGCCCTTGCGCGCCGTCCATGGCCTGGCGTGTTGTCGATGCGCAAAAGGCTTTTGACCATGCTGTCGCAAAAGGTGCGACACCGTATGAAGGCGAGGGCAAGGTTCTGGAGACACCGGCCATCGTCGGCATCGGCGGATCGCTGCTCTATTTTGTCGACAGATATGGCGGAGCTGGCTCGGCCTATTCCGCAGAATTCAACTGGCTGGGTGAAGAGAATCCAAGACCGGGTGGTGTCGGCTTTTATTATCTCGACCATCTCACCCACAATGTCTATCGCGGCAACATGGACAAATGGTGGGATTTTTATCGGGACCTCTTTAACTTCAGGCAGATCCACTTCTTCGACATCGACGGTCGCATCACGGGTCTCGTCAGCCGCGCGATCACGAGCCCCTGCGGGAAAATCCGTATTCCGTTGAATGAATCCAAGGATGACACCAGCCAAATTGAGGAATACCTGAAAAAGTACAACGGCGAAGGCATCCAGCACATTGCTGTGGGAACCGACGACATTTACGACAGCACGGACAAACTTGCCGCCAACGAGCTGAAATTCATGCCTGGCCCTCCGGATACCTACTATGAACGATCTTCTGAGCGCGTTCAGGGGCATGAAGAGCCGATCGACCGGATGAAAAAACATGGCATTCTGATCGACGGCGAAGGAGTGATCGATGGCGGCACCACCAAAATCCTCTTGCAAATATTTTCAAAAACCGTGATTGGTCCGATCTTTTTCGAATTCATCCAGAGGAAGGGCGACGAAGGCTTTGGTGAAGGTAATTTCCGCGCTCTGTTCGAATCCATTGAAGAAGATCAGATCCGCCGAGGTGTGATTAAAACTGAAGCCGCCGAGTAAACCCACTTGCCGGTCGCTCTGGAAGG belongs to Roseibium porphyridii and includes:
- the hppD gene encoding 4-hydroxyphenylpyruvate dioxygenase, whose amino-acid sequence is MGPFPHDAPPAQINDQNPAGTDGFEFVEFAHPEPEKLDALFRKMGYVPVAKHKSKNITLYRQGDVTYVLNAEPGSHGMSFVETHGPCAPSMAWRVVDAQKAFDHAVAKGATPYEGEGKVLETPAIVGIGGSLLYFVDRYGGAGSAYSAEFNWLGEENPRPGGVGFYYLDHLTHNVYRGNMDKWWDFYRDLFNFRQIHFFDIDGRITGLVSRAITSPCGKIRIPLNESKDDTSQIEEYLKKYNGEGIQHIAVGTDDIYDSTDKLAANELKFMPGPPDTYYERSSERVQGHEEPIDRMKKHGILIDGEGVIDGGTTKILLQIFSKTVIGPIFFEFIQRKGDEGFGEGNFRALFESIEEDQIRRGVIKTEAAE
- a CDS encoding citrate/2-methylcitrate synthase, encoding MINIDKYNQYMSKPVYLSAREAATELGVQPATLYAYVSRGLISSVAGPGKQRRYDAGDVRRLKGRKSVEETAGSRPLTGDPVLETELTLISEDGPVYRGRLARDLARNSTLETVATLLWSSEEDPFAEAAPADLPNLPQGLGPLDRLMMALASWPLQDKAAFTQAPKLLKIKGAALLRFGVAALLDTKPSAQPIHTQIAECFGASSNAKNAIRSALVLSADHELNTSAFAARCAASTRAPLHAALLSGLGAFTGPRHGAASDRTSAWLSEIGPESDIEAALSDRLSRGEQLPGFGHSIYGDKDPRADCLLDLLCQNEPRHPFVDRLPSLIASARDLYGLSPNVDFSLAAIQKTYDLPRDAGKIIFCAARITGWIAHALEQYASHEQIRPRAAYVGERPE
- a CDS encoding Lrp/AsnC family transcriptional regulator, translating into MTVALDGYDVKLLAALQENAALTNSELGDVINLSASQVSRRRAKLEEAGIIRRYRAALDAEALGLTVTAFVGVTLGAHSKENARRFRNMVKAMPEVQEAHTLTGDQDYMLKIVVPDLKALSHVINDELLPQEAVHHVRSSIAMETLKDDNLLPLGRS
- a CDS encoding GNAT family N-acetyltransferase is translated as MAHRAFEHYVPVMNAIPVPMSADYSAMIREHEVWVLRDGHTIVASLVLIWRSDHLLLESVAVDPGSQGSGYGRKMLDWALKRAREAPVPEIRLYTNILMVENRDWYLRAGFVETHEEQRGDKHIVHMSYRL
- a CDS encoding AEC family transporter, coding for MTEILGHIVNIMLPVMLCVLLGYALAIVKAPFDTKLFGSLVSNVGYPALVLSHLAKEHVQVGTFLTVVIAAIGMILIFGSVGFVLLKLLKIPIKAYLAPMMLTNVGNIGLPVSTLAFGAEGAAVAIGFIVVVLTAIFTIGVALPMGRPNFAALARQPVIYAVIIALALMASGAKLPQPLDQSLNILAGLAIPIMLLTLGFSLATLKLGNLSRAVLLSVLHVGMAAVAAFTLTYVLALDSKVENVIVLLCFMPPSVATYLAVSQYQTEEASGVAGFIFVSTLLTLITLPLVLTYGTKL
- a CDS encoding citrate synthase/methylcitrate synthase; translated protein: MTEAPNPARMTPDPIAGLEGVVAATTHLSDVDGENGVLVLRGRRIEDLAGKMPFEAAVQHLWQDLEVSRAFSLQTDFARARRAAFAVVPILEKAAATLPVYEYMQLGLAALPMTDDIPEPIAISGALPVFLAAAYRISAGEKPIAPDLSVGSAADLLHMLTGEEPTKYFADALDRYLVTILDHGLNASTFTARVIGSTDAGLKQAVLGAMGALSGPLHGGAPGPVLDMIDAIGTPDAAAGWIDAALARKERLMGFGHRIYRTRDPRADVLKDGLRILGEENPKVGLAEDIEEAALVALKRAKPDRPLDTNVEFYTAVLLDAVGIDRTLFTPLFAVGRTPGWCAHVLEQQKYGRLIRPASQYVGPAPE
- a CDS encoding tellurite resistance TerB family protein produces the protein MFDAKSLLDQFLGSQGGGQPGNQYGGRGGATAQRGGSGDLLSQGKDFLSSQGGGLALGGLAGLMLGSKSGRKMGKKAVTYGGLALVAGLAYKAYQGHKANQQNAPRPQYPQDEPIPLEAPRGTAFDPAQQPGGENQFAVALLTAMISAAKADGHIDREEQDRIFAKIDEAGLDSEAKAFLMDELRSPLDLDKVVASASCPESAAEIYAASRIAIDPDHPAEQAYLQMLAARLGLEAGLVDEIELAVREAEMAN
- the rsgA gene encoding ribosome small subunit-dependent GTPase A, with protein sequence MTRNYSDFFPSGPKSGGSDQPISSLQKLGWQSHFAQQLSADDLIRTPPVRVVEVHRNGLHVLGDGTDQTIPPRSDATVGDWLLLDEVHLASSRLLERKSLLKRRAPGTDRQIQLIAANIDTAFIVSSCNQDFNIARLERYIALCFEAEIEPVIVLTKSDLVTDPADFVRQAERVSDLVPVVTLDARGDEPVAKLADWCRAGRTVAFLGSSGVGKSTLTNALSGSDAIETRAIREDDAKGRHTTTRRQLHLVPGGCLVLDTPGMRELQLADVAAGIDELFSDLNELAASCRFRDCLHQTEPGCAVQAAILQGQLDASRLQRWRKLKSEEAFNSSSLAERRSKDKTFGKMVRRIMKDKGARNWGDS